A window of the Cryptosporidium parvum Iowa II chromosome 7, whole genome shotgun sequence genome harbors these coding sequences:
- a CDS encoding adrift-like. FTSJ family RNA methylase, which yields MVKPEFRIYSFPSCETIKLRIPFSVVPCSNCASKGYECYCNAIKEGLGKHEGYSIKELESLKSQLDSVRNELDLIDINVWQSFTRTTNIAQDVIYKLREIPVELATTGWCKLYEILHYFRWHEYINEAEYHSMHLCECPGGFISALNHYIHLNVINKRQRLGSSKLHWEWKANSLNPYFEGNNPNAILTDDIIYRDTYRAWNMGADDSGDITKVCNIDYIWQKTSKNTKNCWLADLVTADGSLDIQYNPNEQEKLTSSIQYCETVCALGILRKHGSFIIKCFNILHHTTISIIALLCYCFQNVHIVKPIMSKGGSGEIYIVAMNFQGIRSVMLKALISHFQGNKDNFHDFSLFPKEWLPDEFIEQCVTAATLFSKWQIDNISYNLLKYKSFVVNDLKYKRMKFSDLDLSNSTSHDNHEESNIMNEQSKGELIKENYLFDSGVSKREKRIFALEYLQNLGISNIPTSQYILPNLQHRKEYLNSTSLSRRGGDRNRVQGIFIDRKYAFQQYTKLQETRNKCYFPSISFVKLASSNNIDSFKKKFFFFVDDLVNENNDTESSDVSNNGDISKIPLKRKMDIELNLAQILPKEKLPKNISPKWFIWSKDDIAYQRLVDRLKSQAYMFESENFFKKVQDFTCVSLQMSPYCDDDLIQRFCETITAINSPIKKITFGIDTCVHNELFDNKLRWTTIPFDASKLLDQKENTNLIYSSITGNEFEMNFTQDSILNANIIDDLPLYCQIPANIHILSLFEIIRELKLSECNAQSTMSEYLGKINKYAEIYNGVAYREVLEDHCKFPLTFLLNMNSKSPKQGTIILLSNEETDELYKDKNKTKFNICNNLTFIDISKEFKYCNQYKQIINAITEDYNVKKNEYDLIYIDSYCHLVPTFSLGQFEVEESFNLVTDIMIALNLIKFGGNIIISLKTALTRFTAGIIIVLSSVFDKIALSKPYSSSSPCYSNFYLICSGFNDHSNTLSRHFFQFLWDVFSNNIKENTSIVQCVPPTLFASDNFLHWLKEFNNEVMLYDIEMLEAVIEQQESSDHLGLNISNCGKRQKNTDSNWEDFTNRVSIQREILRYILIGANSLSSDEAFLKLYGQTKESCDTFKMEKMEENHKTLSEGDQNLIDINILQNDGQYPNFLEQMNVHRLEESQSNKNIDPFEDQVDLNKEIDVFCISPEIEYNDPFAQNN from the coding sequence ATGGTAAAACCAGAGTTCAGAATTTATTCTTTCCCTTCATGTGaaacaattaaattaaGGATTCCATTTTCTGTAGTTCCCTGTTCCAATTGCGCAAGCAAAGGCTACGAATGTTATTGTAATGCAATTAAGGAAGGGCTAGGAAAGCATGAAGGTTACTCTATTAAAGAGCTTGAGTCCTTGAAGTCTCAGTTGGATTCAGTGAGGAATGAGCTTGACCTTATTGACATTAATGTATGGCAATCTTTCACGAGAACGACCAACATTGCCCAGGATGTAATTTATAAACTAAGAGAGATTCCTGTAGAATTAGCAACCACAGGATGGTGTAAGTTGTACGAGATACTTCACTACTTTAGATGGCACGAGTACATTAATGAAGCCGAGTATCATAGCATGCACCTATGCGAATGTCCAGGCGGATTTATTTCTGCTTTGAACCATTACATACATTTAAATGTGATAAATAAACGTCAAAGACTAGGCTCTTCGAAGCTACACTGGGAATGGAAGGCAAACTCACTAAACCCCTATTTTGAAGGTAACAATCCTAATGCTATATTGACTGATGATATAATTTATAGAGACACTTACAGAGCATGGAATATGGGAGCAGATGATAGTGGTGACATTACCAAAGTGTGTAATATCGACTACATATGGCAAAAAACATCAAAAAACACTAAAAACTGTTGGTTGGCAGATTTAGTTACTGCAGATGGTTCTTTAGATATACAATATAACCCAAACGAACAAGAAAAATTGACATCTTCTATTCAGTATTGTGAGACTGTTTGCGCATTAGGGATTCTCAGAAAACATGgttcttttattattaaatgttttaatattctcCATCATACTACTATATCTATTATTGCGCTTTTATGTTATTGCTTTCAAAACGTCCATATTGTTAAACCAATCATGAGTAAAGGTGGTAGTGGAGAGATATATATTGTAGCAATGAACTTCCAAGGAATTAGATCTGTTATGTTAAAGGCTTTGATATCTCACTTTCAAGGAAATAAGGATAATTTTCATGATTTCTCCCTTTTCCCCAAAGAATGGCTTCCTGATGAATTTATTGAGCAATGTGTCACCGCAGcaacattattttcaaaatggCAAATAGATAATATCTCATATAACCtcttaaaatataaatccTTTGTGgtaaatgatttaaaatataaaagaatgaaattttCTGATCTTGATCTGTCAAATTCTACAAGCCATGACAATCACGaagaatcaaatattatgaaCGAGCAAAGCAAAGGTGAACTAATTAAggaaaattatttgtttgacAGCGGAGTTAGTAAAAGGGAGAAACGAATATTTGCATTagaatatttacaaaacCTAGGCATAAGTAACATTCCCACATCACAGTATATTCTTCCAAATTTGCAGCATAGAAAAGagtatttaaattcaacaaGCTTGAGTAGAAGAGGTGGCGATAGGAATCGTGTTCAGGGAATATTTATAGATAGAAAGTATGCATTTCAGCAATACACGAAACTTCAAGAAACTAGAAATAAATGCTATTTTCCAAGTATCTCTTTTGTAAAACTTGCTTCTTCAAACAATATTGattcattcaaaaaaaagttcttcttttttgttGATGACTTAGTAAACGAAAACAATGATACAGAGAGTAGTGATGTTTCGAATAATGGCGATATATCAAAAATCCCTCTTAAGAGAAAAATGGATATCGAGCTAAATTTAGCGCAAATCCTTCCAAAAGAAAAACTAcccaaaaatatttctccAAAATGGTTTATCTGGTCAAAAGATGATATTGCTTATCAGAGACTTGTAGATAGACTTAAATCGCAAGCATATATGTTCGAGTctgaaaatttttttaaaaaagttCAAGATTTCACGTGCGTATCTCTACAAATGTCTCCTTATTGCGATGatgatttaattcaaagatTTTGTGAGACTATAACTGCTATTAATTCTccaatcaaaaaaataacttttgGTATTGATACTTGCGTTCATAATGAATTGTTTGATAATAAGCTAAGATGGACAACAATTCCGTTTGATGCATCTAAATTATTGGATCAAAAGGAAAAtactaatttaatttattcaagCATTACTggaaatgaatttgaaatgaaCTTTACGCAAGATAGCATATTAAATGCTAATATAATCGATGATTTACCTTTATATTGCCAAATTCCTGCGAATATTCATATTCTAagtttatttgaaataattagaGAATTAAAACTATCAGAATGTAATGCTCAATCTACAATGAGTGAATATTTGGgcaaaattaataagtaTGCAGAAATCTATAATGGTGTGGCATATCGTGAAGTTCTAGAAGACCATTGTAAATTTCCATTAACATTCTTACTAAATATGAATTCAAAATCTCCTAAGCAAGGCACAATAATCCTTCTCTCAAACGAAGAAACTGATGAATTATAcaaagataaaaataaaactaaattcaatatatgCAATAATTTAACCTTTATCGATATTAGTAAGGAATTTAAATACTGCAATCAAtataaacaaataataaatgcaATAACTGAAGACTACAATGTTAAGAAGAATGAATATGACCTGATTTATATTGACTCTTATTGCCATTTAGTCCCTACATTTTCACTGGGCCAATTTGAAGTTGAGGAAAGTTTTAACCTTGTGACAGATATTATGATTGCattgaatttgataaagTTTGGTggaaatataattatttcattgaAGACAGCCTTAACCAGATTCACAGctggaataataattgttttaaGCTCtgtatttgataaaattgcTTTAAGTAAGCCGTACTCCTCCTCTTCGCCTTgctattcaaatttttatttaatttgttcTGGATTTAACGACCATTCAAATACACTTTCTAGACActttttccaatttttaTGGGAtgttttttcaaataatattaaagaaaatacttCAATAGTACAATGCGTCCCCCCGACTCTATTTGCTTCAGATAATTTCCTTCATTGGCTGAAGGAATTTAATAACGAAGTAATGCTATATGATATAGAGATGTTAGAAGCAGTAATTGAACAGCAAGAATCTTCTGATCATCTCGGGCtgaatatttcaaattgtGGAAAAAGACAAAAAAATACAGATTCTAATTGGGAAGATTTTACCAACAGAGTCAGTATCCAACGTGAGATCTTGagatatatattaattggAGCAAATAGTTTAAGTTCGGATGAGGCTTTCTTGAAGCTCTATGGGCAAACTAAAGAAAGCTGCGATACTTTTAAAATGGAAAAAATGGAAGAAAACCATAAGACTTTAAGTGAAGGAGACCAGAATCTAATagatataaatattcttcaaaatgatGGCCAATATCCCAATTTTTTAGAGCAAATGAATGTTCACCGACTCGAAGAATCTCAAAGTAACAAAAATATAGATCCATTTGAAGACCAAGtagatttaaataaagaaatagaTGTTTTTTGTATCTCACCcgaaattgaatataatgaTCCATTTGCccaaaataattga
- a CDS encoding AMSJ/WSAK like polysaccharide polymerase (glycosyltransferase family), whose amino-acid sequence GEVKHRNSSFIGLEKNNQKFNDEIKKIFEIDNWFNNYPELLLNLSEKSPKLLSESMRKYTRISDNFFVQGEIMMSILKYTIGNVENGIVFGIADHENKGDAGINWSQYLVFKRLNIKIIYYCTSNYSHKPCDIKRALNIANTLPRKPTIFLTGGGNLGDVWPKYEYERKKILEEFREFNTVIFPQSISLKSKDTIIDFDYLKMHKNLTIFVRDIYSFGFLHSILFNNQSTTNTKLLLTPDIVTSIVTTKEKKSPNTAAHLVFNETYDILWINRNDRETSKRQWNKNYNANLNIKVDDWIKFMPTTYSKGISFGNKYILKSGEEIAPPQFVSNNVFNSTYEYDEPNFDVFSIGISLQRFCAGLNFILQGKVIITNRLHGHIFSSLLNKNQILLDTKFKKILNYYKTWSFSIDEDYIKLANSEKDALESAEEMSRRFPSDNRTELFYIYCGKLYL is encoded by the coding sequence GGTGAAGTAAAACATAGGAATTCAAGTTTTATTGGcttagaaaaaaataatcaaaaatttaacgatgaaattaaaaaaatatttgaaattgataattGGTTCAATAATTACCCAGAgctattattaaatttatcagAAAAAAGTCCTAAATTACTTTCTGAATCTATGCGAAAATATACTCGAATCTCAGACAATTTCTTCGTCCAGGGTGAAATAATGATgtcaatattgaaatacaCAATTGGAAATGTAGAAAATGGGATAGTCTTTGGTATAGCAGACCACGAGAATAAAGGAGATGCAGGAATTAATTGGAGCCAATATCTAGTATTTAAGCGTctgaatattaaaataatttattattgcaCTTCAAATTATTCTCACAAGCCTTGTGATATTAAAAGAGCATTAAATATTGCAAATACTCTCCCTCGAAAGCcaacaatatttttaactGGTGGAGGAAATTTAGGAGACGTATGGCCAAAGTATGAatatgaaagaaaaaaaattctcgAGGAATTTCGTGAATTCAATACAGTTATTTTTCCGCAGtcaatatcattaaaaagCAAAGACACTATAATAGATTTTGACTATTTAAAAATGCATAAGAATTTAACAATTTTTGTTAGAGACATTTATTCCTTTGGTTTTTTACATAgtatattattcaataatcaAAGCACAACTAATACAAAATTGCTTTTGACACCTGATATTGTTACATCAATAGTGACCACAAAGGAGAAAAAAAGTCCCAACACTGCAGCGCATTTAGTATTCAATGAAACCTATGATATATTATGGATTAATAGAAATGATAGAGAGACAAGTAAAAGACAATGgaacaaaaattataacgcaaatttaaatataaaagttGACGATTGGATTAAATTTATGCCTACTACTTATTCGAAAGGTATTTcatttggaaataaatatattctaaAAAGTGGAGAGGAAATTGCACCACCCCAATTTGTCTCAAATAATGTCTTTAACTCCACTTATGAATATGACGAACCAAATTTTGATGTATTTTCAATTGGAATTTCACTTCAAAGATTTTGTGCCGGACTTAATTTTATTCTCCAAGGAAAGGTGATAATTACTAACAGACTACATGGacatatattttcttcacttctcaataaaaatcaaatattactaGATACTAAGTttaaaaagatattaaacTACTATAAAACATGGAGTTTTTCAATCGATGAAGATTATATTAAGCTTGCAAACTCGGAGAAAGATGCATTGGAATCGGCGGAAGAAATGTCAAGAAGATTTCCAAGTGACAACCGTACTGAATTATTCTATATATATTGTGGTaagttatatttataa
- a CDS encoding integral membrane protein with 10 transmembrane domains, whose protein sequence is MKKFAINANRQRVIKGIIIETLTILGWTVGSALHSIFTKKSFNKLSKDEPISSRIIFGSFLTIVQLLLASVTGILICGIIGIIHRREIKQDSVELASNRISINGNNSNIEGSITESTCENRFEQTDFTQVSKSSSYIIDGDNIEISKEKAEFNEFDTNLNMDENVNISYLILNKDYNLNTFNRNINFPEASFEIGSNYENEPKKDKLITSASNRGQKNSYNKHISKERWWGSNKMLFSAALYAIANICANTALGGGKVMLVQIIKCSELILTAILAFFVLKRKVTVREVIAFSISTVGIILVVTSTLSNGNAGSKVIVYSVILAGVGAFTISLRNVIVSSANKNEKAVGTFTILSFWGMITSLAIFSIMSIAFGGFNINVSVMPLLISGCFHATYNFSSLAFLKLVGSPIVHAYFNLAKRAIIVLTAELINCTAPPIVQIFGSILAILGIHFSKKRKLSFKSKKKITPSYINEIQNKNTDCNGKVEKVIKEQHKEAKITNKDKYPYAASIAISSLFIIIGWITSYTCSCVLPKKSLTPMVG, encoded by the coding sequence atgaaaaaatttgCAATCAATGCAAATAGACAAAGAGTCATCAAAGGTATAATTATAGAAACTCTTACTATCTTAGGATGGACCGTTGGTTCTGCACTACACTCAATTTTCACGAAGAAATCGTTTAACAAATTGTCAAAGGATGAACCTATTAGTtcaagaataatttttggtTCGTTTTTAACCATTGTTCAGTTATTATTGGCATCAGTTACTGGAATCCTCATATGTGGAATTATTGGTATTATTCATAGAAGGGAAATTAAACAAGATTCTGTTGAACTAGCAAGTAATAGAATATCTATCAATGGAaacaattcaaatattgaaggCAGCATAACAGAAAGCACATGCGAAAATAGATTTGAACAAACTGATTTTACGCAAGTATCTAAGTCTAGCAGTTATATTATTGATGGAGacaatattgaaataagtAAAGAAAAGGCCGAATTCAATGAGTTCGATACTAATCTCAATATGGATGaaaatgtaaatattaGTTATTTAATACTAAATAAGGattataatttgaatactttcaacagaaatattaattttccGGAGGCATCATTTGAAATAGGATCTAATTACGAAAACGAAccaaaaaaagataaactAATTACTTCAGCCTCAAATAGAGGCCAAAAAAACTCATACAACAAACATATTTCGAAAGAACGATGGTGGGGAAGTAACAAGATGTTATTTTCTGCAGCCTTGTACGCTATTGCTAATATCTGCGCAAATACGGCACTTGGCGGAGGAAAAGTTATGCTAgtccaaataataaagtgCAGCgaattaatattgacaGCAATACTAGCgttttttgttttaaaaCGGAAAGTAACTGTTAGGGAAGTAATCGCATTTTCAATTAGCACAGTTGGCATAATACTTGTAGTCACTTCGACATTAAGTAACGGAAATGCAGGTTCAAAAGTAATTGTATATAGCGTTATACTTGCAGGTGTTGGGGCTTTCACAATATCTCTTAGAAATGTTATTGTTTCCTCagcaaataaaaatgagaaGGCAGTTGGTACCTTTActatattatcattttggGGAATGATCACTTCATTGGCAATATTCTCCATAATGAGTATTGCATTTGGAGGATTTAACATTAATGTTTCCGTAATGCCATTACTCATCAGTGGATGTTTTCATGCTActtataatttttcttccttGGCGTTTTTAAAGCTAGTTGGAAGTCCTATTGTGCACGCATATTTCAATTTAGCAAAAAGAGCAATCATTGTATTAACAGCAGAGTTAATCAACTGTACAGCTCCCCCCATTGTACAAATATTTGGCAGTATTCTCGCAATTCTAGGTATTCACTTCtcaaaaaagagaaaactATCATTTAAAAGTAAAAAGAAGATTACTCCCAGTTATATAAATGAAATCCAGAATAAAAACACTGATTGTAATGGCAAAGTtgaaaaagttattaaagaaCAGCATAAAGAAGCAAAGATTACgaataaagataaataCCCGTACGCTGCTTCAATTGCAATTTCTAGtctatttattattatcgGATGGATAACATCCTATACATGTTCATGCGTATTGCCAAAAAAAAGCTTAACGCCCATGGTAGgttga
- a CDS encoding Low complexity protein (similar to gi:23612271) → MEILTHDDTESIKFIHGPRFRLRNNNPPRILICNPLKYLILERDSQIIIFDLNIVLSNPDGLAYFESNFDQLYQAQLGKYDIGHESTIIHMVFDCSSTILTIVTERKILLFDLLNIDRKSEWMSINHDGIQSLTWTRNHDIITIETDSSCSIYHFIPSERSFHQTKLILDGISDGFKLVEAAKSSFYEIEFILITENEKNIVIVTNELYFQIISCRSKLFTIPQSFVRVFSILIEPILGLFQEHNSKANLISQLNIVSAKFIDGDDLYLSISLIRFSEYVDGYVLFFKIYDDMKIELSSYSINDLCFDNVDSNDIDQIKKIRCVSFWVKEWGILFVGSTAFSQMVVFTYNHSYINKENSSDFIPHKWVRLAMCEGYDINCTDFDIGIFDSCLCTCNSGSIRDPKSTVDAPEILQPPVIFIAETNGDIITHYIGGNPKLIKPIKSEEVVSLITNSDLQNINSNDQDLKTQSSPPKHLYNSINFPQTHFNISKIDYGKSSVVFEQTFTTPERELLSREIFMVNKSGKKLFDSIMKIDYQVSQLEKKFIEINDQFFKILNSQEIQGLLNLCGTSDEIEPNFSESVDLYQLISKSNEISNVEIQLRRIHLHIMKKISDEVYKNTNIEMLKEKLRKNELTSSQISILFQYNIELFDAFTNNDFSGSQTILNSLITIERFSLKLASRISQVSIFCERLNSRRSCELEFISLPPPEYSYNILNFNDQGFSTPNKMHFDSQLNAQLHKNISSSVNISKKKNFVIHPDSKGKHHSYSSKRSVNLSDIINNISNSLTDDDSCKLSFTQSDESNIIKSQKLKINNLMNQTNTPGRYIQLRSKFIGYSCDEIQSDNLGVINKSALQKNTPFFELSWTPGLAEDKTGQVKLTGNPNFKFGTKNKYIKPGILNSVLANCIERLERIIDHCEIAKGSISFIEREGLIPALINKKGDSSQSIKGSSNNLQNGSRIVASQLLLSRNSSLQKNMMYRQKLSLIISGFISKPSDKRKLSSFPKITNCSMTNFKSNISSKLNDKDLIQDGFKEECTQPHPFMLPGKFQNSIHSYYKAPLLEHQSQIDANNQFGCIKNNLEKTGLKDHGNELEAVSETNNLNFGNCSELKAIEKDIEINANGWQEITQEPTKLRPSLEESNFSNKLFSLSNNLDEKTSDSNLNEKFTDIDSSDQKNETEKDLCENGKSMDEEDIKSSLFPLSLTNNDTPNSKRASEGLFTFSTEMNISLNLKSPISEKKYTQDIVSNESNIFSFSSDSNPLKPINNICSNPKKILENNLSYVHIKSELNRFGESTVPEVRESVIDSNTSSDVGNGCPSCNIKDISDERIRQTPEGNSTSPANLGGLLGFPNCIANLTAPKVSGFGSSQFLVNGPFSSNKSDNNLCANSNNCCNIEEQQSFGFHTTNLNLSTPFKTHPVSDNSMGGFATFSSEFRGFSQISEQNSTSNSFSNNSSSNIFNFAPPQKPRQVNKLD, encoded by the coding sequence ATGGAAATACTAACTCACGATGATACTGAGTCCATCAAATTTATACATGGGCCTAGATTCAGATTACGCAATAATAATCCTCCAAGAATACTAATTTGTAATCCTCTCAAATACTTAATTCTTGAAAGAGACTCGcaaataatcatttttgACTTAAACATTGTATTATCTAATCCGGATGGCTTGGCTTATTTTGAAAGTAACTTTGATCAACTCTATCAAGCTCAACTAGGAAAATATGATATTGGCCATGAATCTACTATTATTCACATGGTTTTTGACTGCTCATCAACTATTTTGACTATTGTTACTGAAAGGAAGATTTTACTTTTTGATTTGCTAAACATCGATAGAAAAAGTGAATGGATGAGTATTAATCATGATGGAATTCAATCATTAACTTGGACTCGAAATCATGATATAATAACAATTGAAACTGATAGTTCTTGTTCTATTTACCACTTTATTCCCTCTGAAAGGAGTTTTCATCAAACAAAGCTAATATTAGATGGGATTTCTGATGGGTTTAAGCTAGTAGAGGCTGCTAAGAGTAGTTTTtatgaaattgaatttatattaattacagaaaatgaaaaaaacaTTGTTATTGTAACAAATGAATTATACTTTCAAATCATTTCTTGCAGATCCAAATTATTCACTATTCCTCAATCATTTGTTAGAGTATTTTCCATTTTAATTGAGCCTATATTAGGTTTATTTCAAGAGCACAACTCTAAGgcaaatttaatttctcaGCTAAATATCGTATCTGCAAAATTTATAGACGGGGATGATTTATATCTTTCAATCTCACTTATAAGATTTTCAGAGTATGTGGATGGGTATGTTTTGTTCTTCAAGATTTATGATGATATGAAAATTGAGTTGAGCTCatattcaattaatgaCTTATGTTTTGATAATGTTGATTCTAATGACATAGAtcaaatcaagaaaattCGTTGTGTTTCTTTTTGGGTTAAAGAATGGGGAATTCTATTTGTAGGCTCCACTGCATTTTCACAAATGGTCGTTTTCACATACAACCATTCATATATTaacaaagaaaattctAGTGATTTCATACCGCATAAATGGGTGAGGCTTGCAATGTGTGAAGGATACGATATCAACTGCACAGATTTTGATATTGGTATTTTTGACTCTTGTCTCTGTACATGTAATTCGGGATCAATCAGAGACCCTAAATCAACAGTTGACGCTCCAGAAATTCTTCAACCGCCTGTCATTTTTATTGCTGAGACCAACGGAGACATTATTACCCATTATATCGGAGGAAACCCGAAGCTAATCAAACCAATTAAATCAGAAGAAGTAGTATCTTTGATCACAAATAGTGACCtccaaaatattaactCAAATGACCAAGATCTTAAGACCCAATCCTCGCCACCCAAACATCTATacaattcaattaattttccTCAAACAcactttaatatttcaaagattGATTATGGCAAATCTTCAGTGGTTTTTGAACAAACGTTCACCACTCCAGAACGCGAGTTATTAAGTCGAGAAATTTTTATGGTAAATAAATCAGGAAAAAAGCTATTCGATTCTATTATGAAGATCGATTATCAAGTATCGCAactagaaaaaaaatttattgaaattaatgaccaatttttcaagattttAAACTCTCAAGAAATTCAAggattattaaatttgtgTGGAACATCGGATGAGATTGAACCAAATTTCAGTGAGAGTGTTGATCTTTATCAATTGATATCAAAGTCTAATGAAATATCAAATGTTGAAATTCAGCTTAGAAGAATCCATTTACACATTATGAAAAAGATTTCAGACGAAGTTTATAAAAATACCAATATTGAGATGCtcaaagaaaaattgaGGAAGAATGAACTAACTTCAAGTCAAATATCGATTctatttcaatataatattgaattatttgacGCTTTTACAAATAATGACTTTAGTGGCAGCCAAACAATTTTGAATTCACTAATCACTATTGAAAGATTTTCTCTTAAATTAGCTTCTAGAATTTCTCAAGTTTCGATATTTTGTGAAAGGTTGAATTCCAGGAGGAGTTGTGAGCTCGAATTTATCTCACTTCCGCCGCCTGAATATAGCTATAACATTTTGAACTTTAATGATCAAGGTTTTTCGACTCCCAATAAGATGCATTTCGATTCGCAATTAAATGCTCAGTTACACAAGAATATCTCTTCTTCTgttaatatatcaaaaaaaaagaacttTGTTATACATCCAGATTCAAAAGGAAAACATCACTCATATTCATCAAAGAGAAGCGTCAACCTAtctgatattattaataacattTCAAACTCGTTAACAGATGACGATTCTTGCAAATTGTCATTTACTCAAAGTGATGAatctaatattataaaatcccagaaattaaaaattaacaatttaATGAACCAGACTAATACTCCCGGAAGGTATATTCAACTCAGATCTAAATTTATTGGATATTCCTGTGATGAAATTCAGTCAGACAATTTAGGcgtaattaataaatccgCATTACAAAAGAATACCcctttttttgaattatcatGGACTCCAGGGTTAGCAGAAGATAAGACTGGCCAAGTTAAATTAACAGGAAATCCgaattttaaatttgggaccaaaaataaatatattaaaccGGGAATTCTTAATTCAGTGCTCGCAAACTGTATTGAGAGGCTGGAGAGAATTATCGATCATTGCGAGATTGCTAAGGGATCAATTTCATTCATTGAAAGAGAAGGATTAATTCCAGCGCTCATCAACAAAAAAGGAGATTCATCCCAGTCAATAAAAGGTTCAAGCAATAATTTACAAAATGGCAGCAGAATTGTTGCTTCTCAATTGTTATTATCAAGGAATTCGTCTTTGCAGAAAAATATGATGTATAGGCAAAAGCTATCTTTGATCATATCTGGATTTATAAGTAAACCATCGGACAAGAGAAAACTGTCGAGCTTTCCAAAAATTACAAACTGTTCTATGACTAATTTCAAGTCAAACATTTCTAGTAAGCTTAACGATAAAGATCTAATCCAGGATGGctttaaagaagaatgCACTCAACCTCACCCTTTCATGTTACCAGGGAAATTCCAAAACTCAATACATTCATATTATAAAGCTCCTCTTTTAGAACACCAATCTCAAATTGATgcaaataatcaatttgGTTGCATTAAGAATAATCTAGAAAAAACAGGCTTAAAAGATCATGGCAATGAGCTAGAAGCTGTTTCTGAAACAAACAATCTTAATTTTGGTAATTGCTCTGAATTGAAAGCAATTGAAAAAGATATCGAAATAAATGCAAATGGTTGGCAAGAAATTACTCAAGAGCCTACAAAACTTCGACCTAGTTTGGAAGAGTCTAATTTTAGtaacaaattattttcattgaGCAATAATTTAGATGAAAAAACTTCTGATTCTAACTTGAATGAAAAATTTACTGATATAGACTCTAGTGATCAGAAAAATGAAACAGAAAAAGATTTATGTGAAAACGGGAAATCAATGGATGAGGAAGATATAAAATCCTCTCTTTTTCCATTGAGCTTGACCAATAACGATACaccaaattcaaaaagGGCATCCGAAGGATTATTCACATTTTCAACAGAAAtgaatatttcattaaacCTTAAAAGCCCAAtatcagaaaaaaaatatacgCAGGATATAGTTTCTAATGAATCaaatatcttttctttcaGTTCTGATAGCAATCCATTGAAAcctattaataatatctgCTCTAACCCTAAAAAAATCTTAGAGAATAATTTATCGTACGTTCATATAAAAAGTGAATTAAATAGATTCGGTGAGTCAACTGTTCCAGAAGTGCGAGAATCTGTTATTGACAGTAACACTAGTTCTGATGTTGGAAATGGTTGTCCAAgttgtaatattaaagatattagTGATGAAAGAATTAGACAAACGCCTGAAGGTAATTCGACATCTCCAGCCAATCTTGGCGGCTTGCTTGGATTTCCTAATTGTATAGCAAATTTAACTGCTCCTAAAGTTTCTGGCTTTGGATCATCTCAATTCTTAGTAAATGGTCCATTTAGTTCGAATAAAagtgataataatttatgcgctaattctaataattgttGTAACATTGAAGAACAGCAATCGTTTGGGTTTCACACAACTAATTTGAACCTTTCAACTCCTTTCAAAACCCATCCAGTATCGGACAATTCAATGGGAGGATTTGCCACATTTTCTTCTGAATTTCGTGGTTTTTCTCAAATAAGTGAGCAAAATTCAACAAGCAATTCCTTTTCAAATAACTCAAGCAGTAATATCTTTAACTTTGCTCCACCTCAAAAACCGAGGCAAGTAAACAAGCTTGATTAA